Proteins found in one Triticum aestivum cultivar Chinese Spring chromosome 4D, IWGSC CS RefSeq v2.1, whole genome shotgun sequence genomic segment:
- the LOC123100497 gene encoding butanoate--CoA ligase AAE1-like: MEGSVKCDANYTPLTPLSFLERAALVYGARTAVVFGEKEYSWRDMRERCLAGASALARLGVGRRDVVAVLAANTPAMYELHFSVPMTGGVLCTLNTRHDAAMVSVLLSHSEARVFLVESQFLGVARDALALLAGAGAIPPLLVMIADDDGGGDRDGVLEYEALLRSAPGGFEIRWPADECDPISLNYTSGTTSRPKGVIYSHRGAYLNTLATALANEMPTMPVYLWTVPMFHCNGWCMVWATAAQGGTSVCMAGSLAPKTVFEHIVRHRVTNMGGAPTVLSMLVNAPASEQRQLPVKVRISTGGAPPPPHILAKMDELGFNVVHGYGLTETYGPATLCVWKPEWDALPAAERARIRARQGVPHVMLEGLEIKDPATMESVPSDGRTVGEVMLRGNTVMSGYYKDPAATAEAMSGGWLRSGDLGVRHPDGYIQLKDRSKDIIISGGENISSIEVESALFGHPAVLDAAVVARPDEHWGETPCAFVTLKDGASATEADIIEFCRTRLPRYMAPKTVVFAELPKTSTGKTQKYLLREKARAMGSLPPKLSTSKL, from the coding sequence ATGGAGGGGTCGGTGAAGTGCGACGCCAACTACACGCCCCTCACGCCGCTGAGCTTCCTGGAGCGCGCCGCGCTCGTGTACGGGGCGCGCACGGCCGTCGTCTTCGGCGAGAAGGAGTACTCGTGGCGCGACATGAGGGAGCGGTGCCTCGCCGGGGCGTCCGCGCTCGCGCGCCTCGGCGTCGGCCGCCGGGATGTGGTGGCGGTGCTGGCCGCGAACACGCCGGCCATGTACGAGCTGCACTTCAGCGTGCCGATGACTGGCGGTGTGCTGTGCACGCTCAACACCCGGCACGACGCGGCCATGGTGTCCGTCCTCCTGAGCCACTCGGAGGCCAGAGTCTTCCTCGTCGAGTCGCAGTTCCTCGGCGTTGCACGCGACGCCCTGGCgctcctcgccggcgccggagCCATACCGCCTCTCCTTGTCATGATTGCCGAtgatgacggcggcggcgacagggaTGGCGTGCTGGAGTACGAGGCCCTGCTGAGGAGCGCGCCGGGCGGCTTCGAGATCAGGTGGCCCGCCGACGAGTGCGACCCGATATCCCTCAACTACACGTCGGGGACGACGTCGCGGCCCAAGGGCGTCATCTACAGCCACCGCGGCGCCTATCTCAACACGCTGGCCACGGCGCTCGCCAACGAGATGCCGACCATGCCGGTATACCTCTGGACCGTGCCCATGTTCCACTGCAACGGGTGGTGCATGGTGTGGGCCACGGCGGCGCAGGGCGGCACCAGCGTCTGCATGGCCGGGAGCTTGGCTCCCAAGACCGTCTTCGAGCACATCGTGCGGCACAGGGTGACCAACATGGGCGGCGCGCCCACGGTGCTGAGCATGCTCGTGAACGCGCCGGCATCGGAGCAGAGGCAGCTGCCGGTCAAGGTGCGCATCTCCACAGGCGGCGCACCTCCGCCGCCGCACATCCTGGCCAAGATGGACGAGCTCGGGTTCAACGTCGTCCACGGGTATGGACTCACCGAAACGTATGGACCGGCGACGCTTTGCGTGTGGAAGCCGGAGTGGGACGCGCTGCCGGCCGCCGAGCGCGCGCGGATCAGGGCGCGGCAGGGCGTGCCGCACGTGATGCTGGAGGGCCTGGAAATCAAGGACCCGGCGACCATGGAGAGTGTGCCCTCCGACGGGCGCACCGTGGGCGAGGTCATGCTCCGGGGGAACACGGTGATGAGCGGGTACTACAAGGACCCGGCGGCCACGGCGGAGGCCATGAGCGGCGGGTGGCTGCGTTCAGGGGACCTGGGCGTGCGGCACCCCGACGGATACATCCAGCTCAAGGACCGGTCCAAGGACATCATCATATCGGGCGGCGAGAACATCAGCTCCATCGAGGTGGAGTCGGCGCTGTTCGGCCACCCCGCCGTGCTCGACGCGGCGGTGGTCGCCAGGCCGGACGAGCACTGGGGCGAGACGCCGTGCGCGTTCGTCACCCTCAAGGACGGAGCGAGCGCCACGGAGGCTGACATCATCGAATTCTGCCGGACACGGCTGCCGCGCTACATGGCGCCCAAGACGGTGGTCTTCGCCGAGCTGCCCAAGACTTCGACGGGCAAGACGCAGAAGTATCTGCTCCGTGAGAAGGCCAGGGCCATGGGAAGCCTGCCTCCTAAGCTGAGCACAAGCAAACTGTAG